The Deltaproteobacteria bacterium nucleotide sequence GCAGTACGCGCTCAAGCTCCTGCTGTTTCTTGTCCTTCCCTGTGCGATCGTCTACTATAGGGAATACCTATTCAATCTCAACCCTCTGGCCTTCATCGTGGGGCTCTCGACGGTATTTTTCGCCATCTGCCTGGAGAGTCTCAGGGGGCTTTCCAGGGGAGGCGGGTAGGTTCCATGGAGCATGGCGCGATCAGTTGGATCCACCTCATAGGCTTGGACCGTGTCAGGCTTCCCAGTCTGGGCCATCTTCCGCTTCTCGGGGATATGCCCGAATACATGCCTCCCTATGTGGGAAACAGCCTCCTGGTCATGGGGCTGGTCATCCTGCTGGCTTTTGTCGGAAACCGCCAGCTCAGGAAGACCAGAGACGCGGTCGTCCCCGACGATCGCCTCACCCTGCGTAATGTTCTCGAGCTCCTGGTCGAGGCGGTTCTCAAGCTTCTCTCAGCAAATATGGGCGAAAGGGGAAAGGACTTCGTATTGATTATCGGCGGTCTGGTGGTGTTCATCCTTTTCTCGAACCTCTCGGGGGTCATTCCCGGTTTCGATCCCCCCACAGACAGTCTCAATACAACGGCTGCCTGCGCCCTCACCGTCTTCGCCCTCACCCACTACTACGGTCTCAGGGAACATGGCCTGAGATACCTCAAGCATTTTGCCGGACCTTTCTGGTGGCTCGCCCCATTGATGATTCCCATAGAGATAATCGGGCATCTGGCCAGGCCCCTATCCCTCTCCCTTCGACTCTTTGGAAATATCATGGGGGACCATACGGTCTTTCTGATCTTCTTCGGACTCATGCCCTTTCTCATTCCCATAGTGGTGATGGTTCTTGGGATCTTTGTGGGCATCGTGCAGACTCTCGTCTTTGTACTTCTCTCAATGGCCTATTTCTCAGGAGCTATCGAACATATGGAGGAGTAGAAGGCTCTAAATCCAGAAGCAAAAGGAGGGACGTTGATGCTGAAAAAGGTGATTCTCTTTCTCTCTGCCGGGATCTTTTCCTCTCTTGTTCTGTTCGGATCTGCCCTGGCGTCCGAGGCCGGCAAGGCGGCCGGGGGCGGAGGAGAAACCAACATGTGGGTGGTCCTGAGCGCCGGTTTTGCCATGGCCATTGCGACCTTGGGAGGAGCCATCAGCCAGGGAAAGGGACTGACCGCGGCCCTGGACGGGATCGCAAGAAATCCCAGCGCTGCAGGGCAGATGGTGACACCCATGATCATCGGACTGGCCATGATCGAATCCCTGGTGATCTATACCCTGATCATTGCTTTTCTGATCCTCGGCAAGTTCGCCTGAGGCCGGAGATGTCGGCCGATCCCAGTGGGTTCGCCCCAGGCAGGCCGCTTGAGGGTTTACCTGGGGGTCGTCTTGTAGTTGAGAAATCGGTAAGGAGATCATCAGATGAGACTTAGAGACTGGGTTCTTTCCCTCTTGGCAGCCGTGATTCTCCTTCTGCCCCTTGTGATTGCGGGGGGAGTCTGCTCTGCAAAGCCGCTGAACCTGGAAGAAGAGCTGCAGCGGGTAAAGAAGAAGTTCAAGATCCGCGACCGGGAGTACTGCCTGGAATGCATCGACAACTCGACCTGTCTGGAGTGTCATGAAGAGATCGACGAGACCAAATTCGCGCGGTCCGTCCATGGCGCCAACTCCTGCAACAGCTGCCACTGGGACATCACCGACATCGAACAACACACCGTGGAGGGGGCCAGGATT carries:
- the atpB gene encoding F0F1 ATP synthase subunit A, with translation MEHGAISWIHLIGLDRVRLPSLGHLPLLGDMPEYMPPYVGNSLLVMGLVILLAFVGNRQLRKTRDAVVPDDRLTLRNVLELLVEAVLKLLSANMGERGKDFVLIIGGLVVFILFSNLSGVIPGFDPPTDSLNTTAACALTVFALTHYYGLREHGLRYLKHFAGPFWWLAPLMIPIEIIGHLARPLSLSLRLFGNIMGDHTVFLIFFGLMPFLIPIVVMVLGIFVGIVQTLVFVLLSMAYFSGAIEHMEE
- a CDS encoding ATP synthase F0 subunit C, translating into MWVVLSAGFAMAIATLGGAISQGKGLTAALDGIARNPSAAGQMVTPMIIGLAMIESLVIYTLIIAFLILGKFA